In the Primulina eburnea isolate SZY01 unplaced genomic scaffold, ASM2296580v1 ctg739_ERROPOS11973397, whole genome shotgun sequence genome, one interval contains:
- the LOC140822027 gene encoding hydroquinone glucosyltransferase-like, with translation MGDTKKTHIAILPTPGMGHLIPLVEFSKTLFRQHGILSTFFVPTDGPLSKAQISFLSDLPSSIEHVLLPPVCFNDLGPDTWIETIISLTITRSLPSLRDAVKASHDRKKFSAFVVDLFGTDGFDVAADLGIPPYMFFPSTAMLLSLILHLPKLDETVSCEYWEVSEKLQIPGCVPIHGSELVAPLQDRKNEAYRWILHHSKRYSMAEGLMVNTFNELEPVTIKTLQENGSGSKPSIHPIGPLVQMGSNSKSEDPDSSKCLKWLDQQPNNSVLFISLGSGGTLSHDQLIEMALGLELSEQIFLWVIRCPNDTTANAAYFKIQDTSDPLAYLPQGFLERTNNQGLVVPLWAPQAQILGHSSICGFLSHCGWNSTLESVVSGVPLIAWPLYAEQRMNAVLLNEDIKVALRPEVGENELVGRFDIKNVVKNLVEGEEGKGIRTRMRDLKDAAARVLSQDGSSTRSLAQVVNKWKTHASS, from the coding sequence ATGGGGGACACAAAAAAGACCCACATAGCCATTCTTCCGACCCCAGGCATGGGCCACCTTATTCCTTTAGTCGAATTCTCCAAGACCCTCTTCCGCCAACACGGTATCCTCTCCACTTTCTTCGTCCCCACAGATGGACCTCTCTCTAAAGCTCAGATATCCTTTCTTTCCGATCTTCCTTCATCCATAGAACACGTTCTTCTGCCGCCTGTATGTTTCAACGATTTGGGACCGGACACCTGGATTGAAACGATTATTTCACTCACCATCACACGCTCCCTCCCGTCACTTCGCGATGCCGTTAAAGCCTCGCATGATAGAAAGAAATTCTCCGCTTTTGTGGTTGATCTTTTCGGTACAGATGGGTTTGATGTAGCGGCGGATCTCGGCATCCCGCCCTATATGTTCTTTCCCTCTACCGCCATGCTTTTGTCGCTTATATTGCACTTGCCCAAGCTCGATGAAACGGTGTCGTGTGAGTACTGGGAAGTGTCTGAGAAGTTGCAGATCCCAGGATGCGTACCCATTCATGGAAGTGAACTGGTAGCCCCACTCCAGGACAGGAAAAACGAAGCTTACAGATGGATTCTGCATCACTCGAAAAGGTATTCGATGGCGGAGGGTTTAATGGTGAACACGTTCAACGAACTGGAGCCTGTTACGATCAAAACTCTGCAAGAAAATGGAAGTGGATCAAAACCTTCCATCCACCCCATCGGACCGTTGGTTCAAATGGGTTCAAACTCAAAATCCGAGGATCCAGATTCATCAAAATGCTTGAAATGGTTGGATCAGCAGCCAAACAATTCAGTGCTGTTTATCTCGTTAGGTAGTGGGGGAACGCTTTCACACGACCAGTTAATCGAAATGGCACTAGGACTGGAGTTGAGTGAGCAAATATTTTTGTGGGTGATCAGATGCCCGAACGACACGACTGCTAATGCCGCGTATTTCAAGATTCAGGACACAAGTGACCCTTTGGCTTATTTGCCACAAGGGTTCCTGGAAAGGACCAATAATCAAGGCTTGGTGGTGCCATTATGGGCTCCACAAGCTCAAATCTTGGGACACAGTTCGATCTGCGGGTTTCTGTCGCACTGCGGATGGAATTCGACTCTGGAGAGTGTCGTAAGCGGGGTGCCCCTGATCGCGTGGCCGCTGTACGCGGAGCAGAGGATGAATGCGGTGTTGCTGAACGAGGATATCAAGGTGGCGTTGCGGCCTGAAGTTGGCGAGAATGAACTCGTGGGGCGATTCGATATAAAGAACGTGGTCAAGAATCTGGTGGAGGGAGAGGAGGGCAAAGGGATCCGAACTCGGATGAGGGATCTCAAAGATGCCGCGGCTAGAGTGCTCAGCCAAGATGGTTCTTCCACAAGGTCACTCGCTCAAGTGGTTAACAAATGGAAGACTCATGCATCCTCTTGA
- the LOC140822096 gene encoding exosome complex component RRP41 homolog, whose translation MEYVNPEGLRLDGRRPMEMRQLRAEIGVVSKADGSASFEMGNTRVLAAVYGPREVQNRSQQINDKALVRCEYSMANFSTGDRMRKPKGDRRSTEISLVIRQTMEACILTHLMPRSQIDIFVQVLQADGGTRSACINAATLALADAGIPMCDLVTSCSSGYLNGTPLLDLNYVEDSAGGPDVTVGILPKLDKVTLLQMDSKLPIDTFDNVMQLAIEGCKAVANYIREVLLEHTKGLEFRRGV comes from the exons ATGGAGTACGTAAACCCGGAAGGCCTCCGCTTAGATGGTCGCCGCCCCATGGAG ATGAGGCAGCTTCGTGCAGAAATTGGCGTTGTTTCAAAAGCTGATGG TTCCGCTTCTTTCGAGATGGGAAATACCAGAGTCCTAGCTGCGGTTTATGGTCCTAGAGAG GTCCAAAATAGGAGCCAACAGATCAATGATAAGGCATTG GTACGATGCGAGTATAGCATGGCTAATTTCAGTACTGGAGATAGGATGAGAAAACCAAAGGGTGACAG GCGATCAACAGAGATATCCTTGGTTATTCGTCAGACAATGGAAGCATGCATATTGACCCACCTAATGCCTCGTTCCCAG ATAGATATTTTTGTTCAAGTTCTCCAAGCAGATGGAG GAACAAGATCAGCGTGCATAAATGCTGCAACCTTGGCACTTGCTGATGCTGGTATCCCAATGTGTGATCTTGTTACCTCCTGTAGTTCTGGATACCTGAACGGCACTCCTCTTCTTG ATTTAAATTATGTCGAAGATAGTGCCGGTGGACCTGATGTTACTGTCGGCATTCTGCCAAAGTTAGATAAAGTGACCCTTCTCCAG ATGGATTCCAAATTACCAATCGATACTTTTGATAATGTCATGCAACTGGCAATTGAAGGCTGTAAAGCAGTGGCAAATTACATTCGAGAA GTATTGTTGGAACACACCAAGGGATTAGAGTTTCGCCGGGGTGTATAG
- the LOC140822119 gene encoding putative glucose-6-phosphate 1-epimerase, which translates to MFLIPFCCHAGGTDSMEQICKSLTLNQWAFLEHFYSTVCTTTWLCDNRAPFHLTKDVNGFEQVVLWNPRGASARVNLNGGQVISWRNHRGEELLFNSSKANFKVPKTVRGGISACFPQFGKCDALDQHGFARKRMWKIDENPPPMRLNDSRGKSYVDLMLKPAEEDLKYWPHSFEFRLQVSLALDGNLSLVSRIRNINGKPFNFSFAYHTYLSVSDISEVRIEGLETLDYLDNLCKRERFTEQGDAITFESEVDRVYLSSAPCVAVLDHEKKRTYVVRKEGLPDVVLWNPWDKKSKAMADFGDSDYKQMLCLDGAAIETGVTLKPGEEWTGQVELAAIPSSFCTDNIHPRLKLF; encoded by the exons atgttCTTGATTCCCTTTTGCTGCCATGCTGGTGGGACTGACAGCATGGAGCAGATTTGTAAATCTTTAACCTTAAATCAGTGGGCATTTTTAGAACATTTCTACTCGACCGTTTGTACGACTACGT GGCTTTGTGACAACAGAGCACCATTTCATTTGACAAAGGACGTGAATGGATTTGAGCAGGTCGTGCTTTGGAACCCTCGAGGGGCATCGGCACGT GTAAATTTAAATGGAGGACAAGTTATCTCATGGAGGAATCATAGAGGTGAAGAACTTCTATTCAACAGTAGCAAG GCCAACTTTAAGGTTCCAAAAACGGTGCGAGGAGGAATCTCTGCTTGTTTTCCCCAG TTTGGGAAATGTGATGCACTTGATCAACATGGATTTGCCCGGAAAAGAATGTGGAAAATTGATGAGAACCCTCCACCTATGCGCTTAAATGATTCTCGTGGTAAATCCTACGTTGACTTGATGCTCAAACCAGCTGAAGAAGATTTGAAGTATTGGCCTCATAG CTTCGAATTCCGTCTTCAAGTTTCTCTGGCGTTGGATGGGAACCTGTCGCTGGTATCTcgaatcaggaacataaatggGAAACCTTTCAACTTCTCGTTTGCCTATCATACATATTTATCTGTTTCTGACATAAG TGAAGTGAGGATTGAAGGTTTAGAAACACTGGACTACCTTGATAATCTTTGCAAGAGAGAACGCTTTACAGAGCAAGGAGACGCCATAACCTTTGAATCTGAG GTGGATCGTGTCTATCTAAGCTCTGCACCCTGTGTTGCTGTTCTTGATCATGAGAAAAAGCGCACATATGTAGTGAGAAAAGAAGGGCTACCAGATGTTG TTTTGTGGAATCCATGGGACAAAAAATCAAAAGCAATGGCGGATTTTGGCGATTCAGATTACAAACAGATGCTCTGTCTTGACGGAGCAGCAATAGAGACGGGCGTTACCCTGAAGCCGGGAGAGGAATGGACTGGTCAGGTAGAACTTGCAGCTATACCTTCTAGCTTTTGCACAGATAACATCCATCCCCGTCTGAAACTCTTCTGA
- the LOC140821852 gene encoding GDSL esterase/lipase At4g01130-like encodes MCYLSSKRPSVVRKILVSWMFLMVMLVPNTIAKCSFEAIFNFGDSNSDTGGFYAAFPSQPSPNGMTYFKKPTGRPTDGRLYIDFLAQGLGLPFLSPYLQSIGSDFRHGVNFATSASTVLQPTTSLFVNGVSPFYLAVQLNQMKQFKAKVDEQSSGQTNLPPPDIFGKSLYTIYIGQNDFTGNAASAGAGGVKQYMPQVVSQTTSTIKELYALGGRSFMVLNLAPIGCYPGFLVQLNHESSDIDSYGCMMSYNSAVNEYNSLLKDGLQQTRQDLHDANVIYVDSHSVLLELFQHPTSHGLQHGTTACCGWGGGSYNFNQQVFCGNSKVIDGKSVTATACGDPENYASWDGIHVTEAANKQLAYAILSGTYFDPPFPLNHYCDIQPIG; translated from the exons ATGTGTTACCTTTCATCAAAAAGGCCCTCGGTTGTGAGAAAAATCTTGGTTTCTTGGATGTTTTTAATGGTTATGTTGGTTCCAAATACTATAGCAAAGTGTTCCTTTGAAGCCATCTTCAATTTTGGGGACTCGAATTCTGATACGGGAGGATTTTACGCTGCTTTTCCTTCGCAGCCTTCACCAAATGGCATGACTTACTTCAAGAAACCAACCGGTAGACCAACAGATGGGAGGCTTTACATTGATTTTCTAG CTCAAGGTTTGGGATTGCCATTTCTTAGCCCCTATCTTCAGTCGATCGGTTCAGATTTCAGGCATGGTGTCAACTTCGCTACATCAGCTTCCACCGTTCTGCAGCCAACTACGTCTTTATTTGTCAATGGAGTTAGCCCTTTTTATTTAGCTGTCCAGCTGAATCAGATGAAGCAGTTTAAGGCTAAAGTCGATGAACAGTCCTCAG GGCAAACAAATCTTCCTCCACCGGACATTTTTGGAAAATCTCTTTACACAATTTACATCGGCCAGAACGATTTCACCGGTAATGCAGCCTCAGCAGGTGCCGGTGGAGTGAAGCAGTATATGCCTCAAGTGGTTTCACAAACTACCAGCACCATTAAG GAGCTCTATGCACTAGGAGGCCGCTCGTTTATGGTGCTTAATCTCGCTCCAATAGGCTGTTACCCCGGATTCTTGGTGCAACTCAACCATGAAAGTTCTGACATTGACTCGTATGGATGCATGATGTCTTACAACAGTGCAGTAAACGAATATAACTCACTGCTAAAAGATGGACTTCAACAAACAAGACAAGATCTCCATGATGCAAATGTGATATATGTGGACAGTCACTCCGTTCTCCTCGAGCTATTCCAGCACCCAACATCACACG GATTACAGCATGGAACCACTGCTTGCTGTGGATGGGGAGGTGGTTCTTACAATTTCAACCAGCAAGTTTTCTGTGGAAATTCTAAGGTGATTGATGGCAAGAGTGTTACAGCCACAGCGTGTGGCGATCCCGAGAATTACGCAAGCTGGGATGGAATCCATGTCACAGAAGCTGCTAACAAGCAGTTGGCATATGCTATACTCAGTGGCACTTATTTTGATCCTCCTTTCCCCCTTAATCATTACTGTGATATACAGCCTATTGGTTAA
- the LOC140821851 gene encoding GDSL esterase/lipase At4g01130-like, which translates to MSVKTMKDIELLLQILVLFTALMGSLIQNTDAKCDFEAIFNFGDSNSDTGGFWAAFPAQKPPNGMTYFKKPVGRATDGRVIIDFLAQALGLPFLSPYLQSIGSDYRHGANFATLASTVLLPKTSLFVTGVSPFSLAIQLNQMKQFKVKIDELQTSGQINLPAPDVFRKSLYTFYIGQNDFTGNLPYIGISGVKHYLPQVVSQISSTIKEIYELGGRTFLVLNLAPIGCYPAFLVELPHNASDVDSFGCMISYNNAVVEYNIMLKEALRQTRESLADANVVYTDIHSVMLELFRHPTSHDMKYGTKACCGYGGGDYNFNQQVFCGNTKLINGKNITATSCSDPYNYVSWDGIHATEAANKIVAAAILDGSHFDPPFSLKKFCDIQPIG; encoded by the exons ATGAGCGTCAAAACAATGAAAGATATTGAATTATTATTGCAAATCTTGGTTCTTTTTACAGCGTTGATGGGATCTTTAATACAAAACACTGATGCTAAATGTGATTTTGAGGCCATATTTAACTTTGGAGACTCAAACTCAGATACAGGTGGATTCTGGGCTGCTTTTCCTGCACAAAAGCCTCCCAATGGCATGACTTACTTTAAAAAACCAGTCGGGCGAGCAACCGATGGCAGAGTCATCATTGATTTTTTGG CTCAAGCTTTAGGTCTGCCATTTTTGAGCCCATATCTGCAGTCAATAGGCTCTGATTACAGACATGGTGCAAACTTTGCAACATTGGCATCCACTGTTCTTTTACCGAAAACTTCATTATTTGTTACCGGTGTTAGCCCTTTCTCTCTAGCCATCCAGCTCAATCAAATGAAGCAGTTTAAAGTCAAAATTGATGAGCTTCAAACTTCTG GACAAATCAATCTACCCGCACCAGATGTTTTTAGAAAATCACTCTACACATTCTACATCGGCCAAAATGATTTTACAGGAAATTTGCCATATATTGGAATAAGCGGCGTAAAACATTATCTTCCTCAAGTGGTTTCCCAAATTTCCAGCACCATCAAG GAGATCTATGAGTTAGGGGGCCGAACGTTCCTGGTGCTGAATCTCGCTCCTATAGGCTGCTACCCTGCCTTCTTGGTCGAGCTGCCTCACAATGCTTCTGATGTTGACTCATTTGGATGCATGATATCTTACAATAATGCTGTGGTAGAATACAACATCATGCTTAAAGAAGCATTAAGACAAACAAGAGAAAGTTTAGCAGATGCCAATGTTGTTTATACAGACATTCATTCTGTCATGCTAGAACTATTCCGGCATCCTACTTCTCATG ATATGAAATATGGGACCAAAGCATGCTGTGGATATGGGGGTGGTGACTACAATTTCAACCAGCAAGTTTTTTGTGGAAACACAAAATTGATCAACGGGAAGAACATCACTGCCACATCATGCAGTGACCCATACAATTATGTAAGCTGGGATGGAATCCATGCCACAGAAGCAGCAAACAAGATTGTGGCTGCTGCCATCCTCGACGGCTCTCACTTTGATCCTCCATTTTCACTGAAGAAATTCTGCGATATTCAGCCAATAGGATGA
- the LOC140822214 gene encoding uncharacterized protein translates to MGSKRHWILIWVFFYEILLPNIQGSELYSKDALNSFLHDYAVTNSPKHHAGILYNVSLPANYSGIEVSIARIRARTLWVNGAHFSFFKIPPRVLPWPFVRRVDLVFQNLGIWSDSYYNVPNYTFIAPVIGLLAYDSNESSRSYGEIGLSIMGENPFIVRLPNVTFEENRNVTAKCVRFDRNGTLEFSNVIAKNTCLSRVQGHFSIVIPSQIIITNKKKDEGLKWWTIGLAGGIVGLVLLLVLGVLAYKYLQKQRIRKMEIQSERSEVLDTIWIGRSRMPSASRIRTQPVLEKSYIP, encoded by the coding sequence ATGGGTTCTAAACGACATTGGATCCTTATTTGGGTGTTTTTTTATGAGATTTTATTGCCAAACATTCAAGGATCGGAACTCTACAGCAAGGATGCATTGAATTCTTTCCTTCATGATTATGCAGTCACGAATTCCCCAAAACATCATGCAGGTATATTGTATAATGTCTCTTTACCTGCAAATTATTCGGGCATCGAAGTTTCCATTGCTCGAATTCGAGCTCGGACTCTATGGGTGAATGGTGCTCATTTCAGTTTCTTCAAAATCCCACCAAGAGTATTGCCATGGCCTTTCGTAAGGAGGGTTGATTTAGTCTTCCAAAATCTTGGAATTTGGTCGGACAGTTACTATAATGTGCCTAACTACACTTTTATTGCTCCGGTGATTGGACTTCTAGCCTATGATTCGAACGAAAGTTCAAGAAGCTATGGAGAAATCGGGCTCAGCATCATGGGAGAAAATCCCTTCATTGTTCGGTTACCAAATGTCACATTTGAAGAAAACAGAAATGTGACAGCCAAATGTGTTAGATTCGACAGGAATGGCACCTTGGAATTCAGCAATGTGATCGCAAAAAATACTTGTCTTTCAAGAGTGCAGGGCCATTTTTCTATTGTCATTCCATCTCAAATAATAATAACGAATAAGAAAAAAGATGAGGGACTAAAGTGGTGGACGATAGGATTAGCAGGTGGAATTGTGGGATTAGTCTTGCTTCTTGTGCTCGGGGTTTTGGCCTACAAGTATTTACAAAAACAGAGGATAAGAAAAATGGAGATACAATCTGAAAGAAGTGAAGTATTGGACACAATATGGATTGGAAGAAGTAGAATGCCTTCTGCTTCAAGAATCAGAACCCAACCAGTTCTTGAAAAAAGTTATATTCCTTGA
- the LOC140821850 gene encoding BTB/POZ domain-containing protein POB1-like isoform X2, which translates to MSNLGMDLFYPRSAVMDSDLISSPTRGPDPDFGFAFNDSNFSDRLLRIEIVSDSRAESEVCQTLVDWAATRKSKRHRGDIVKKDTALDINNSPEEQILDCLQPDDEEGVGDENHDEEEIRTMEDPHSGDEAANSDDSNLFDDRSDVLRVEMLHISSPILAAKSPFFYKLFSNGMMESEQRHITLRISASEEAAIMELLNFMYSNTLTVTTAPAILDVLMAADKFEVASCMRHCSRLLRNLPMTPESALLYLDLPSSVLIADAVQPLTDAAKQFLASRYKDISKYQDEVINLPLAGIEAILSSDDLQVASEDAVYDFVLKWTRTRYQTQEERRDILCSRLGRYIRFPYMTCRKLRKVLTCTDFDHDFATKAVLDALFFKAEASHRQRTCAIEDSMYTSHSFIERAYKYRPVKVIEFEVPRQQCVVYLDLKREECSHLFPSGRVYSQAFHLGGQGFFLSAHCNMDQQSSFHCFGLFLGMQEKGSISFAVDYEFAARSKPTEEYVSKYKGNYTFTGGKAVGYRNLFSIPWTSFMAEDSLYFINGILHLKAELTIKR; encoded by the exons ATGAGTAATTTGGGTATGGATCTGTTCTATCCGAGGAGTGCTGTGATGGATTCGGACCTTATTTCGTCCCCGACACGAGGACCTGACCCGGACTTTGGGTTTGCCTTCAACGACAGCAACTTCTCCGACCGCTTGCTACGGATCGAGATTGTTTCGGATTCCCGAGCTGAATCTGAGGTTTGTCAAACCTTAGTCGATTGGGCGGCGACTAGGAAAAGCAAGCGCCATCGTGGAGATATTGTCAAAAAGGACACGG CTTTGGATATCAACAATTCCCCGGAAGAGCAGATTTTAGATTGTCTGCAACCAGATGATGAAGAAGGTGTGGGGGATGAGAATCACGATGAAGAAGAAATTCGGACGATGGAAGATCCTCATTCAG GGGATGAAGCTGCAAATAGTGATGATTCAAATTTGTTTGATGATCGTTCCGATGTTCTGAGGGTTGAGATGTTACATATTAGCTCTCCCATCTTAGCAGCTAAGAGTCCATTTTTCTATAAG TTATTCTCAAATGGCATGATGGAATCAGAGCAGAGACACATAACTCTAAGAATTAGTGCCTCTG AGGAAGCTGCCATTATGGAACTTCTGAATTTCATGTATTCCAATACATTAACCGTAACTACGGCTCCTGCCATACTGGACGTTCTTATGGCTGCTGATAAATTCGAGGTTGCTTCATGTATGAGACATTGCAGTCGTTTATTAAGAAACTTGCCCATGACTCCAGAGTCTGCCTTACTGTATCTGGATCTTCCTTCCAGTGTCCTAATTGCCGATGCTGTTCAGCCATTGACTGATGCTGCAAAACAGTTTTTAGCTTCTCGCTATAAAGATATATCAAA GTATCAGGATGAGGTAATTAATTTACCTCTTGCTGGAATCGAGGCAATCTTGTCCAGTGACGATCTTCAGGTGGCGTCGGAAGATGCAGTATATGACTTTGTGCTGAAGTGGACTAGAACTCGTTATCAAACTCAGGAGGAGCGCCGGGATATCCTATGCAGTCGCTTGGGTCGTTATATACGCTTTCCGTACATGACTTGCAGGAAGCTGAGGAAAGTTTTAACCTGCACTGACTTTGATCATGATTTTGCGACTAAAGCTGTGCTCGATGCCCTTTTTTTCAAGGCTGAAGCCTCTCATCGTCAGCGAACATGTGCCATAGAGGACTCAATGTACACGAGTCACAGCTTCATAGAACGTGCATACAAGTACCGCCCCGTGAAGGTGATTGAGTTTGAGGTCCCGCGTCAGCAGTGTGTGGTCTACTTAGACCTTAAACGGGAGGAATGCTCCCATTTATTCCCATCAGGTCGGGTATACTCTCAAGCTTTCCACTTAGGTGGACAAGGATTTTTCCTTTCTGCACACTGCAACATGGATCAGCAGAGCTCGTTTCACTGCTTTGGTCTTTTCTTGGGGATGCAAGAGAAGGGTTCCATATCATTCGCTGTAGACTATGAATTTGCTGCCAGATCAAAGCCAACCGAAGAGTACGTAAGCAAATATAAAGGTAACTACACGTTTACTGGTGGAAAGGCAGTCGGATATCGCAATCTTTTTAGCATTCCTTGGACTTCTTTCATGGCTGAGGATAGTCTTTATTTCATCAATGGCATACTCCATCTCAAAGCTGAGCTCACCATCAAACGCTGA
- the LOC140821850 gene encoding BTB/POZ domain-containing protein POB1-like isoform X1: protein MSNLGMDLFYPRSAVMDSDLISSPTRGPDPDFGFAFNDSNFSDRLLRIEIVSDSRAESEVCQTLVDWAATRKSKRHRGDIVKKDTDIYHSFAALDINNSPEEQILDCLQPDDEEGVGDENHDEEEIRTMEDPHSGDEAANSDDSNLFDDRSDVLRVEMLHISSPILAAKSPFFYKLFSNGMMESEQRHITLRISASEEAAIMELLNFMYSNTLTVTTAPAILDVLMAADKFEVASCMRHCSRLLRNLPMTPESALLYLDLPSSVLIADAVQPLTDAAKQFLASRYKDISKYQDEVINLPLAGIEAILSSDDLQVASEDAVYDFVLKWTRTRYQTQEERRDILCSRLGRYIRFPYMTCRKLRKVLTCTDFDHDFATKAVLDALFFKAEASHRQRTCAIEDSMYTSHSFIERAYKYRPVKVIEFEVPRQQCVVYLDLKREECSHLFPSGRVYSQAFHLGGQGFFLSAHCNMDQQSSFHCFGLFLGMQEKGSISFAVDYEFAARSKPTEEYVSKYKGNYTFTGGKAVGYRNLFSIPWTSFMAEDSLYFINGILHLKAELTIKR, encoded by the exons ATGAGTAATTTGGGTATGGATCTGTTCTATCCGAGGAGTGCTGTGATGGATTCGGACCTTATTTCGTCCCCGACACGAGGACCTGACCCGGACTTTGGGTTTGCCTTCAACGACAGCAACTTCTCCGACCGCTTGCTACGGATCGAGATTGTTTCGGATTCCCGAGCTGAATCTGAGGTTTGTCAAACCTTAGTCGATTGGGCGGCGACTAGGAAAAGCAAGCGCCATCGTGGAGATATTGTCAAAAAGGACACGG ACATATACCACTCGTTTGCAGCTTTGGATATCAACAATTCCCCGGAAGAGCAGATTTTAGATTGTCTGCAACCAGATGATGAAGAAGGTGTGGGGGATGAGAATCACGATGAAGAAGAAATTCGGACGATGGAAGATCCTCATTCAG GGGATGAAGCTGCAAATAGTGATGATTCAAATTTGTTTGATGATCGTTCCGATGTTCTGAGGGTTGAGATGTTACATATTAGCTCTCCCATCTTAGCAGCTAAGAGTCCATTTTTCTATAAG TTATTCTCAAATGGCATGATGGAATCAGAGCAGAGACACATAACTCTAAGAATTAGTGCCTCTG AGGAAGCTGCCATTATGGAACTTCTGAATTTCATGTATTCCAATACATTAACCGTAACTACGGCTCCTGCCATACTGGACGTTCTTATGGCTGCTGATAAATTCGAGGTTGCTTCATGTATGAGACATTGCAGTCGTTTATTAAGAAACTTGCCCATGACTCCAGAGTCTGCCTTACTGTATCTGGATCTTCCTTCCAGTGTCCTAATTGCCGATGCTGTTCAGCCATTGACTGATGCTGCAAAACAGTTTTTAGCTTCTCGCTATAAAGATATATCAAA GTATCAGGATGAGGTAATTAATTTACCTCTTGCTGGAATCGAGGCAATCTTGTCCAGTGACGATCTTCAGGTGGCGTCGGAAGATGCAGTATATGACTTTGTGCTGAAGTGGACTAGAACTCGTTATCAAACTCAGGAGGAGCGCCGGGATATCCTATGCAGTCGCTTGGGTCGTTATATACGCTTTCCGTACATGACTTGCAGGAAGCTGAGGAAAGTTTTAACCTGCACTGACTTTGATCATGATTTTGCGACTAAAGCTGTGCTCGATGCCCTTTTTTTCAAGGCTGAAGCCTCTCATCGTCAGCGAACATGTGCCATAGAGGACTCAATGTACACGAGTCACAGCTTCATAGAACGTGCATACAAGTACCGCCCCGTGAAGGTGATTGAGTTTGAGGTCCCGCGTCAGCAGTGTGTGGTCTACTTAGACCTTAAACGGGAGGAATGCTCCCATTTATTCCCATCAGGTCGGGTATACTCTCAAGCTTTCCACTTAGGTGGACAAGGATTTTTCCTTTCTGCACACTGCAACATGGATCAGCAGAGCTCGTTTCACTGCTTTGGTCTTTTCTTGGGGATGCAAGAGAAGGGTTCCATATCATTCGCTGTAGACTATGAATTTGCTGCCAGATCAAAGCCAACCGAAGAGTACGTAAGCAAATATAAAGGTAACTACACGTTTACTGGTGGAAAGGCAGTCGGATATCGCAATCTTTTTAGCATTCCTTGGACTTCTTTCATGGCTGAGGATAGTCTTTATTTCATCAATGGCATACTCCATCTCAAAGCTGAGCTCACCATCAAACGCTGA
- the LOC140821853 gene encoding uncharacterized protein, producing the protein MAAARFRYIMQLHKDVPKAARFYSEGLGFTIDVCTLRWAELHSGPLKLSLLRSPSDHVKLKGYSSLLSFTVTDLNSTVSKLMDLGAELDGPIKYEIHGKVAAMRCIDGHVLGLYEPS; encoded by the exons ATGGCGGCGGCAAGATTCAGGTACATAATgcagctacacaaggacgtccCAAAAGCAGCCAGATTCTATTCAGAGGGCCTTGGATTCACCATTGATGTCTGCACTCTACGCTGGGCTGAGCTCCACTCCGGCCCTCTCAAACTCTCCCTCTTGCGTTCCCCAAG TGACCATGTCAAGCTGAAGGGTTACTCATCTCTGCTATCATTTACAGTGACTGACCTCAACAGTACAGTGTCAAAACTCATGGACTTAGGTGCTGAACTGGATGGTCCTATCAAATATGAAATCCATGGAAAG GTAGCAGCAATGAGGTGTATCGATGGCCATGTCTTGGGTCTTTATGAGCCATCTTAA